The sequence below is a genomic window from Thermoflavifilum sp..
GCCGGCATCATGTGGCAGGCTACGCTCTATGCGCAGCAGCCTCATGTGGAAGTGCATACCGATTCTGCACAAATCCTTATAGGCAGCCAGTTTCATCTGTATCTTGACGTTAGCTTACCTACGGCTTACAAGCTTCAGGGTTATGCCCTGCCGGATTCATTCAATCATATTGAAATCATCAATCGTGCACCGGCTGATACGGTATCGACCGGTGGGCTATGGCATTATCATCAGGTATTGACACTTACCTCATTCGACTCGGGACGCTGGCTGATTCCCGCTTTTCCTGTAGTACTGGCCTCATCCCGGCCCGACGACACCACCCATGTGATTTTACAAACGGATTCGTTGTGGATTGCCGTGCAGACCGTGCCTGTAGATACCAGTCAGCCTTTTAAACCTATCAAAGACATTCGCCGCGTGAAGCTTACCTGGCTGGATATTTTGCCTGATGTGTTGCTTGGTATTGCGCTGTTAGTAATCGTATGGGCCATCGTATATGTTTTACGACGACGTAAGCGTAAGCCTCAACCTGCCGTGATCCAACAGCCCTTGCAGCCACCTTATGAAGAGGCCATGGCTCAATTAAAGCAATGGCAGACAGAGCAGGCCTGGACAAAAATGCATATGAAGGAATATTTCACCCGGCTTACCGATGTATTGCGGAGATATGTGGAACGGGCTTTTGAAATTCCAGCCATGGAAATCACTTCTGGTGAATTGCTTGAGCATATTGATCAGCATCCTCTGTTGCGTATGCATCGTGCAATATGGGATGAGATATTATCGGAAGCAGATCGGGTAAAATTTGCCAGATGGTCTTCTTCTGCTGATATGGCTGCACATTGCCTGGATAAAGCCATTGAGGTGGTGGAAGCCATTCATCAGGCGCAGCAAGCTCAGGCGCTGTCCGAGCAGGCGACCGAACAGGCCGCTACATTAAAAGATACAAGCAAATAAGGCATGGATAGCTTGTTGCATCATCATATTGTATTTGCCAATCCCTGGTGGCTATTGCTGTTAGGCCTGGTGCCCTTGTGGATATATCTGTACACGCGGAATCGGCGCAGGCAGCAAGCTTATCTGCAGGTGTCCTCCACGCGGGGAATGAAACAATTGCCCGTTTCCTGGAAAGTACGGTTTCGATCTCTATTGATGGTTTTACGGATGATGGTGTATGTATTGTTGGTGGTGGCCCTGGCACGTCCGCAAGTCACGGATGTGTTGCAAAATGTAAACAGTGAAGGCATCGATATTGTGATTTGCCTGGACATTTCGGGAAGCATGTTAGCGCAGGATTTTCATCCTAACCGCATCGAAGCCGCCAAAGCCGTAGCTAAGGATTTTATTCTGCACCGGCCGAATGATCGCATTGGACTGGTCATTTTTGCTGGACAGAGTTTTACTCAATGCCCGCTTACCATCGATCATGATTTTTTGATTCAGCAGCTCGAAAAAGTCCACAGTGGATTGCTGGAAGATGGCACGGCTATTGGCGACGGACTGGCTACTGCTGTACAACGTTTGCGCGAGAGCCCGGCAAAAAGTAAAGTGGTGATTCTATTAACCGATGGGGTGAATAATATGGGATTGATTGACCCGATGACTGCCTTACAGATTGCAAAGACTTATGGTGTGCGGGTATATACGATTGGCGTGGGTACACACGGCG
It includes:
- a CDS encoding VWA domain-containing protein, giving the protein MDSLLHHHIVFANPWWLLLLGLVPLWIYLYTRNRRRQQAYLQVSSTRGMKQLPVSWKVRFRSLLMVLRMMVYVLLVVALARPQVTDVLQNVNSEGIDIVICLDISGSMLAQDFHPNRIEAAKAVAKDFILHRPNDRIGLVIFAGQSFTQCPLTIDHDFLIQQLEKVHSGLLEDGTAIGDGLATAVQRLRESPAKSKVVILLTDGVNNMGLIDPMTALQIAKTYGVRVYTIGVGTHGVAPYPVPLPGGGTQLQDMPVQIDEALLQKIAQQTGGEYFRATGNTSLRRIYNQIDQMEKTKIQVSSFTQYADVFFPLAIAAAILLFLEILLRYAVFKTLP